The genomic stretch AACGCAAGGCCAGCCGCCAGCTCGCCGAGGGCAACCTGGAATTCCCGGGTCTGGCCAACATCCCCCCCAACCTCGAACTCGACAAGAACAAGTTCACCGCCAAGGTGAACGGCCGGATCGAGCGCGAGTGGGTGGCCCTCGAGATCAACGAACTGCTGGTGGTTGAGTTCTACAGCCGCAAGGTCTGAGGCACGTTCACAGCCTCGTTTTCTCAAACGGCCCCTGCCCTGCGCAGGGGCTTTTTTTGTAGCGATGGCGTGTCAGCTGCTTCAGACGTCGACTGCTCATCCCAGACCCAGGACACGCTGAGCATTGGTGCGGCACACCTTGATCCGCTGGTCTTCGGAAATGTCAGCGTTATCGATCCAGTCAGCAGCCAGCTGTATGTCTTCATAGGGATAATCAGTGGAAAACATCACTGCGTCATCCCCCATCGCTTCCAGCGCACATCGAAGAGGTGCATCAGCACAAACTCCGGATGTTGTCACAGTGACATGCTTCTTGATCGTCTCTGATGGAGGGCGACTCAGGGAGCGCCCGATTGTCGTCACCCCGGCCCGGCTGTCCAGCCGCCAGAGCATGAACGGGAGGGTTTCGCCCATGTGGCCGAGAATCAGCCTCGCCCGAGGGTGTCGATCAAACACCTCGCTAAACACCAGTCGGAGAATGTGGGTGGCCGTGTCACAGGTCCAACCCCATAGAGCGCTCTCCAACTCGGGATATCCTCGGAAAGCCTCGACCTGTCCTTTCACCAGGCCTGGATGCAAGTAAAGGGGGACATCAAGTTGCTCAAGCGTATGCCAGAATTGAGAGAAATGCGGCTCGTCGAGATAAACTCCATCAGTGGCGCCATTCACGAGCACTCCCAGAAACCCCAACTCCAGGACACAACGCTTGAGCTCGTTGCAAGCGGCATCAACATCCTGTAAGGCCAAACAGGCGAAGCCGCGGAACCTCTCAGGGGCTAGCGCAATGCGTGTGTGCAGAAAATCATTCCCGCGGCGGGCAAGATCCACCGCAAGGGCTACATCTCCCATCGATTGGACACCCGGCAGCGTCTGGGACAGCACAGCAATGGAGATGCCAGCCCGATCCATGGCGAGAAGGCGATGCTCTGCAATCTCCGGCAAAGCGGCCTCAATAATGGGAAAAACTTCAGGATCAAAAAAACTCACCTCGTTAA from Synechococcus sp. CBW1107 encodes the following:
- a CDS encoding amidohydrolase family protein → MTITHGPSDAIHSMPGIVNKIALEEHFSAPGLEPSINEVSFFDPEVFPIIEAALPEIAEHRLLAMDRAGISIAVLSQTLPGVQSMGDVALAVDLARRGNDFLHTRIALAPERFRGFACLALQDVDAACNELKRCVLELGFLGVLVNGATDGVYLDEPHFSQFWHTLEQLDVPLYLHPGLVKGQVEAFRGYPELESALWGWTCDTATHILRLVFSEVFDRHPRARLILGHMGETLPFMLWRLDSRAGVTTIGRSLSRPPSETIKKHVTVTTSGVCADAPLRCALEAMGDDAVMFSTDYPYEDIQLAADWIDNADISEDQRIKVCRTNAQRVLGLG